In Thermotomaculum hydrothermale, a single genomic region encodes these proteins:
- a CDS encoding Spy/CpxP family protein refolding chaperone, whose amino-acid sequence MIKKILVLTVLVVFSIISFAQRPMGHPGKTNAPHLKGAFKTFMFFKVVKDSREQLNLNEKQNVELDKILRDVENFTKQLREERSKDNFGNRFVSNSFDPFKFEQERQKRQEEVKNFYLSKIKAVHDLLTKEQRQKLVDIMREKAKNIRSKAKKRMRDMRKWRKDRIGMQRNTPKNY is encoded by the coding sequence ATGATTAAAAAAATTTTGGTATTAACAGTTTTAGTGGTATTTTCAATAATTAGTTTTGCCCAAAGACCTATGGGACACCCAGGAAAAACGAATGCCCCTCACTTAAAAGGTGCGTTTAAGACATTCATGTTTTTTAAAGTGGTAAAAGACTCTCGAGAGCAGTTAAACTTAAATGAAAAGCAAAATGTGGAACTTGACAAAATTTTAAGAGATGTAGAAAACTTTACAAAACAGCTTAGAGAAGAGAGAAGCAAGGACAATTTTGGTAACAGGTTTGTAAGCAATTCTTTTGATCCATTCAAATTTGAGCAGGAAAGACAAAAAAGGCAGGAAGAGGTAAAAAACTTCTATTTATCAAAGATTAAAGCAGTTCACGACCTTTTAACAAAAGAACAAAGACAAAAACTTGTGGACATTATGAGAGAAAAAGCTAAGAATATAAGGAGCAAAGCTAAAAAAAGAATGAGGGATATGAGGAAATGGAGAAAAGACAGAATAGGAATGCAGAGAAACACTCCAAAAAATTACTAA
- a CDS encoding sensor histidine kinase yields MKKIYFKFLLIAFSVIFLTIVFVFYLGYLKREQLRKERLRFIEIREIFSILKENSPLNQSKLPLLKEIEKSYGVNIFVKTNKKFHYISDEKMLSPKVRHRLLEIKRFPKKRKMIAGGVFRDKKRILPDFNFRDTKITYLIDKRTKILRGVKFETPELQVFLLKKTSNSLLAAFFTLITILFLLSGILLYLIRKWYVTPLIELENSIKSIENNLNSPELFTDSSGTLTPVFNALNDLKRRIIHEINSKEDMLRDISHDLKTPLSRIKLATEFIENEKIKKGIKEDISELENLINQILDIYTVKKENCKTDLNNFLEKIPEKYKEIKFSIKCNEKIIIPVCEEDLKRIFYNLVDNSIKFATTSEGVFIEAYNENNSVLIKYTDCKTKGEKPDLNRMFDYFYKSDKARNKSINRGFGLGLSIVKKITEQYSGSISVSYSNCNGLEFVFKFPLN; encoded by the coding sequence ATGAAAAAGATTTATTTTAAATTTTTGCTAATTGCTTTTTCAGTTATCTTTTTAACAATTGTTTTTGTTTTTTATCTGGGATATCTAAAAAGGGAACAATTAAGAAAAGAAAGATTGAGATTTATTGAGATAAGAGAGATTTTTTCAATATTAAAAGAAAATTCTCCTCTCAACCAGAGCAAACTCCCCCTTTTAAAAGAAATTGAAAAATCTTATGGAGTAAATATTTTTGTTAAAACAAACAAAAAATTTCACTACATTTCTGACGAAAAAATGTTATCTCCGAAGGTAAGACACCGGCTATTGGAGATAAAGAGATTTCCTAAAAAAAGAAAAATGATCGCGGGGGGTGTTTTTAGAGACAAAAAGAGAATTCTTCCTGATTTTAATTTTAGAGACACTAAAATAACATATTTAATAGACAAAAGAACAAAAATCTTGAGAGGGGTGAAATTTGAAACTCCAGAATTACAAGTATTTCTCCTAAAAAAAACCAGCAATTCTCTTCTTGCTGCATTTTTTACTTTAATCACTATACTTTTTTTACTATCGGGGATTCTACTTTACCTTATTAGAAAATGGTATGTAACACCTTTAATTGAACTTGAAAACTCAATAAAATCAATTGAAAACAACCTGAATTCCCCCGAACTCTTTACCGACTCGTCTGGAACATTAACCCCTGTTTTCAATGCTTTAAACGATTTAAAGAGAAGGATAATCCACGAAATCAACTCAAAAGAAGATATGCTAAGAGATATTTCACACGATTTAAAAACTCCTTTAAGCCGAATAAAACTTGCAACAGAGTTTATTGAAAATGAAAAGATTAAAAAAGGAATAAAAGAAGATATAAGTGAGCTTGAAAATCTTATAAACCAGATTTTAGACATTTACACTGTGAAAAAAGAAAATTGTAAAACCGATTTAAACAATTTTCTTGAGAAAATACCAGAAAAGTACAAAGAAATAAAATTCAGTATAAAATGCAATGAAAAGATTATTATCCCTGTTTGCGAAGAGGATTTGAAAAGGATTTTTTACAACCTTGTGGATAATTCAATTAAGTTTGCAACAACTTCAGAGGGTGTGTTTATAGAAGCGTATAATGAAAACAATTCTGTTTTAATAAAATATACAGACTGTAAAACAAAGGGAGAAAAACCTGATTTAAACAGAATGTTTGATTATTTTTATAAAAGCGACAAAGCAAGGAATAAGAGCATAAACAGAGGCTTTGGTTTGGGGCTTTCTATAGTAAAAAAGATTACCGAACAGTACAGCGGCAGTATTTCAGTAAGTTATTCAAACTGCAATGGGCTTGAGTTTGTATTTAAATTTCCATTAAATTAA
- a CDS encoding NAD(P)H-dependent flavin oxidoreductase, with amino-acid sequence MGNRVCELFGIKYPIIQGGMVWVSGAKLAAAVSNSGGLGLIGAGSMKPDLLREHIKKAKNLTDKPFGVNIPIFSKYSEDQVKVALEEGVKIFFMSAGSPKKFTPVLKENGCIVAHVASTPTLAKKCEDAGVDAVVVEGFEAGGHNGRDELTTFVLIPQAKKIVSIPLIAAGGIATGSAIVAAFALGAEGVQIGTRFAATKESSAHENYKKAIVNAKDTDTMLYLKSIIPVRLVKNSLTVKIEELEKRCADVEEFKKILGEHAAKRAIFDGDVDNGEIEAGQIAGLIDDIPSVSEVFDNLIKEFNETVERFKSTDFFC; translated from the coding sequence ATGGGAAACAGGGTTTGTGAACTTTTTGGTATTAAATACCCGATTATTCAGGGTGGGATGGTCTGGGTTTCAGGCGCAAAGCTTGCTGCTGCTGTTTCAAATTCAGGCGGGTTAGGGCTTATTGGTGCAGGTTCAATGAAGCCAGATTTGTTGAGGGAGCATATAAAAAAGGCTAAAAATTTAACTGATAAGCCTTTTGGAGTTAATATTCCTATTTTTTCAAAGTATTCTGAAGACCAGGTAAAGGTTGCATTGGAAGAGGGGGTAAAAATATTTTTTATGTCTGCTGGTTCTCCCAAAAAGTTTACTCCTGTTTTAAAAGAAAACGGGTGTATTGTTGCACACGTTGCATCAACTCCCACACTTGCTAAAAAATGTGAAGACGCAGGTGTTGACGCAGTTGTTGTTGAGGGGTTTGAAGCTGGGGGGCACAATGGTAGAGATGAATTAACAACCTTTGTTTTAATTCCTCAGGCTAAAAAAATAGTATCTATTCCTCTTATTGCTGCTGGAGGTATAGCAACTGGAAGCGCTATTGTTGCAGCTTTTGCATTAGGAGCAGAGGGAGTGCAGATAGGAACAAGGTTTGCGGCAACAAAGGAATCTTCAGCCCATGAAAATTACAAAAAAGCTATTGTAAACGCTAAAGATACAGACACAATGCTTTATTTAAAGTCAATTATCCCGGTAAGGCTTGTGAAAAATTCTTTAACTGTGAAGATTGAGGAACTGGAAAAAAGATGCGCTGATGTTGAAGAGTTTAAAAAGATTTTAGGAGAACATGCAGCAAAGAGGGCTATTTTCGACGGAGATGTTGATAATGGAGAGATAGAAGCAGGCCAGATTGCAGGGTTAATTGATGATATTCCATCTGTTTCAGAGGTTTTTGATAATTTAATTAAAGAATTTAACGAAACTGTTGAAAGATTTAAAAGTACAGATTTTTTCTGTTAA
- the atpA gene encoding F0F1 ATP synthase subunit alpha: MTLKAEEISKILIKQLEGVEAELNLAEVGSVISVGDGIAKIYGLEKAMAGELVFFPRNKLYGMVFNLEEDSVGVVLFGESSLVKEGDEVNRTKRILSVPVGEALIGRVVNPLGEPLDDKGPIENDGYYPVERIAPGIIERKSVHEPLQTGLKAIDSMIPIGRGQRELIIGDRKTGKTAVAIDTIINQRGQDVICIYVAIGQKQSTVAQVVKKLEEEGAMDYTIIVSASASEPAPLLYLAPYAGCAMGEYFMHKGQHVLIVYDDLSKHAAAYREISLLLRRPPGREAYPGDVFYLHSRLLERAAKLSDAKGAGSLTALPIIETQAGDVSAYIPTNVISITDGQIYLETDLFHSGVRPAVNVGLSVSRVGGSAQIKAMKKVAGTLRLDLAQYRELAAFAQFGSDLDAATQKQLTRGARLVEILKQPQYSPLPVEKQIVIIYAGTNGYLDDLPLEKVKDFEEGLYRFIENNYPEIFTEIVEKKDLSDELKEKMDKAIEEFKKEFVSGN, encoded by the coding sequence ATGACGCTTAAAGCAGAAGAAATCAGTAAGATTCTTATTAAACAATTGGAAGGCGTTGAAGCCGAGTTAAATCTTGCAGAAGTTGGGTCTGTAATATCCGTCGGTGACGGTATTGCAAAGATCTACGGACTTGAGAAAGCAATGGCCGGAGAGCTTGTTTTCTTCCCAAGAAACAAACTCTACGGCATGGTATTTAACCTTGAAGAGGATAGTGTAGGTGTCGTTTTGTTTGGAGAATCTTCCCTGGTTAAGGAAGGGGACGAGGTAAACAGGACTAAGAGGATTTTGTCTGTTCCTGTTGGAGAGGCTTTAATAGGCAGGGTAGTTAATCCTCTTGGTGAACCTCTTGATGATAAAGGCCCAATTGAAAATGATGGATACTATCCAGTTGAGAGAATTGCTCCAGGCATTATTGAAAGAAAATCAGTTCATGAACCATTACAGACTGGTTTAAAAGCAATTGACTCAATGATTCCTATTGGAAGAGGACAGAGAGAGCTTATTATTGGTGATAGAAAGACTGGTAAAACAGCAGTTGCAATAGATACAATTATCAACCAGAGGGGACAGGATGTTATCTGTATCTATGTTGCAATAGGACAGAAGCAGTCAACTGTTGCTCAGGTTGTTAAAAAATTAGAAGAAGAAGGGGCAATGGATTACACAATTATTGTATCAGCATCAGCGTCAGAACCAGCTCCTTTGCTTTACCTTGCGCCTTATGCTGGTTGTGCAATGGGTGAATACTTTATGCATAAAGGGCAGCATGTACTTATAGTTTACGATGATTTGTCAAAACATGCTGCGGCATACAGAGAAATTTCACTGCTTTTAAGGAGACCCCCGGGAAGAGAAGCATACCCAGGAGATGTCTTCTATCTCCATTCAAGATTGCTTGAGAGGGCTGCTAAACTATCTGATGCAAAAGGGGCAGGTTCTTTAACTGCTCTCCCTATAATTGAAACTCAGGCTGGTGATGTTTCAGCATATATTCCTACAAATGTTATTTCAATTACAGACGGCCAGATATACCTTGAAACAGACCTTTTCCATTCAGGTGTTAGACCTGCTGTAAATGTTGGTTTGTCTGTATCAAGGGTTGGTGGCTCAGCTCAGATTAAAGCAATGAAAAAGGTTGCCGGTACATTGAGGCTTGACCTTGCTCAGTATAGAGAGCTTGCTGCTTTTGCCCAGTTTGGCTCTGACCTTGATGCTGCAACACAAAAGCAGTTGACAAGAGGTGCAAGGCTTGTTGAAATTCTTAAACAGCCTCAGTATTCACCTCTGCCTGTTGAGAAACAGATTGTAATAATCTATGCAGGTACAAATGGCTACCTTGACGATTTGCCACTTGAAAAAGTTAAGGATTTTGAGGAAGGCCTTTACAGGTTTATAGAAAACAATTATCCAGAGATTTTTACTGAAATTGTTGAAAAGAAAGATTTAAGTGATGAATTAAAAGAAAAAATGGATAAAGCAATAGAGGAATTTAAAAAAGAATTTGTTAGCGGGAATTAA
- the atpH gene encoding ATP synthase F1 subunit delta → MIEKSIVNKYAKTLSVIIAEEKKPEEVFTNFFNVVDAICKEEASVKFFQNPSISTNIKIEKLSLILDELKFKGKYKNFLLKVIKNNRFKILFYLKDATKKYLYEELGIVEVNLIVPKPISKTTEKKFIELFEKKSGKKVKLNIKVDKSIIGGVVARIGSLLIDGSVKTKIFKIKEKLTGEL, encoded by the coding sequence TTGATTGAAAAATCTATAGTAAATAAGTATGCTAAAACCTTATCTGTTATAATTGCTGAGGAAAAAAAACCTGAAGAGGTATTTACTAACTTTTTCAATGTTGTTGACGCTATATGCAAGGAAGAGGCTTCTGTAAAATTTTTTCAAAATCCTTCTATCTCAACCAATATAAAGATTGAGAAACTTTCATTGATTTTGGATGAATTAAAATTTAAAGGTAAATACAAAAACTTTCTATTAAAGGTTATAAAAAACAACAGGTTTAAAATTCTTTTTTATCTTAAAGATGCCACAAAGAAGTATCTATACGAAGAATTAGGTATTGTTGAAGTTAACTTAATAGTGCCAAAGCCTATTTCAAAAACCACTGAAAAGAAATTTATTGAGCTTTTTGAAAAGAAAAGTGGTAAAAAAGTTAAGCTAAATATAAAGGTTGATAAATCAATCATAGGTGGAGTTGTTGCAAGAATTGGAAGCTTATTAATTGACGGAAGTGTGAAGACAAAAATTTTTAAAATAAAAGAAAAACTTACAGGGGAGTTGTAA
- a CDS encoding F0F1 ATP synthase subunit B family protein: MKRGLKVLPVLFFSTLIFASEGGHSPILLIGHIFDFIVFAYVLYVLLKKPIVEAMKTQRNALIKKLEEAEVKEKESEAKLKEIEERMANLKNEVEAILKKTDEIANKEKEKILAKAKEEAEKIKKLAEIEIQNKINSAKSELKKYMLELASKNAEEIIKTSITEKDIDATIENYFKELEG, translated from the coding sequence ATGAAAAGAGGATTAAAAGTTTTACCTGTTCTTTTTTTTAGTACTTTAATTTTTGCATCAGAAGGCGGACATTCTCCCATACTCTTAATAGGCCATATTTTTGATTTTATTGTTTTTGCTTATGTTCTTTATGTTTTATTAAAAAAACCAATAGTGGAAGCAATGAAAACTCAGAGAAATGCTTTAATTAAAAAACTTGAGGAAGCGGAAGTTAAAGAAAAAGAATCAGAAGCAAAACTAAAAGAGATTGAAGAAAGAATGGCAAATTTAAAAAACGAAGTGGAGGCTATTTTAAAGAAAACTGATGAAATAGCAAACAAAGAGAAGGAAAAAATACTTGCCAAGGCAAAGGAAGAGGCAGAAAAAATTAAAAAGCTTGCTGAGATAGAAATTCAAAACAAAATTAATTCTGCAAAAAGCGAATTAAAAAAATACATGCTTGAATTGGCTTCAAAAAATGCAGAAGAAATAATTAAAACCTCTATAACTGAAAAAGATATTGATGCTACTATTGAAAATTATTTTAAAGAATTGGAGGGTTAA
- the atpG gene encoding ATP synthase F1 subunit gamma, with product MAAIHILRRRIKSVKNTRQITRAMKLVAAAKMKKAQERVYNARPYARKLQEMIQHIASRIDIKTHPLLEVREEKKIKLVVVTADRGLCGAFNANVIKRAMQFLDENKDSKEVYLEFVGRKGFEFFKKKWDKKDREVLGLFNKFDSTVAEKIAEDLLEDFIEKRYDAIYFVYNEFKSVLQQNLVVEKLLPIEHGDFSGEEKEEPLVEHIFEPSIEEVLNELLPLHIKTQVYRVLIESNAAEFAARMTAMDAATNNATEMIDKLTLTMNKIRQAAITKEIIEVVSGAEVKN from the coding sequence ATGGCAGCCATACACATTCTCAGAAGAAGAATTAAAAGTGTAAAAAACACAAGGCAGATAACCAGAGCTATGAAACTGGTTGCTGCTGCAAAAATGAAAAAGGCTCAGGAAAGGGTTTACAACGCTAGGCCTTATGCAAGAAAATTGCAGGAAATGATTCAGCATATTGCATCAAGGATTGACATTAAAACACATCCGCTTCTTGAAGTTAGGGAAGAAAAAAAGATTAAACTTGTTGTTGTTACCGCTGACAGAGGCCTTTGCGGAGCCTTCAATGCAAATGTTATTAAGAGGGCAATGCAATTCCTTGATGAAAACAAAGACTCTAAAGAGGTTTACCTTGAATTTGTTGGAAGAAAGGGATTTGAATTTTTCAAGAAAAAATGGGACAAAAAAGACAGGGAAGTGTTGGGGCTTTTCAATAAGTTTGATTCAACAGTTGCTGAAAAGATTGCAGAAGATTTGCTTGAAGATTTTATTGAAAAAAGATACGACGCAATATACTTTGTTTACAATGAGTTTAAATCTGTTTTACAGCAAAACCTTGTGGTTGAGAAACTTCTTCCTATTGAGCACGGTGATTTTTCAGGTGAAGAAAAGGAAGAACCTCTTGTTGAGCACATATTTGAGCCTTCAATTGAAGAAGTTTTAAATGAGTTGTTGCCTTTACACATAAAAACCCAGGTTTATAGAGTGTTAATTGAATCTAATGCTGCAGAGTTTGCTGCAAGGATGACTGCAATGGATGCTGCAACAAACAATGCAACAGAAATGATTGATAAACTTACACTTACTATGAATAAGATAAGACAGGCCGCTATCACCAAAGAAATTATTGAGGTTGTAAGCGGCGCAGAAGTGAAAAATTAA
- a CDS encoding ATP synthase F0 subunit B has translation MESFMKTLPGPMQINESIIVIAVIFILLYLILKKFYIKPYLFILEERENRIVGAENRFKEVEDYYREKIKQYEDEIKKARVNANALREKLVNEAKKEREKIVNTAKMQAHEVIEKSARELDSALKKELKEAENYVEVIAKMIVEKIIGRKLA, from the coding sequence ATGGAAAGTTTTATGAAAACATTACCCGGACCTATGCAGATTAATGAATCAATTATTGTCATTGCTGTTATTTTTATTCTCCTCTATTTAATTCTCAAAAAGTTCTATATTAAACCTTACCTCTTTATTTTGGAAGAGAGGGAAAACAGAATTGTTGGTGCGGAAAACAGGTTTAAAGAAGTTGAAGATTATTACAGAGAAAAGATAAAGCAATACGAAGATGAAATTAAAAAGGCAAGAGTTAATGCAAATGCATTAAGAGAGAAGCTTGTTAATGAAGCAAAGAAAGAAAGGGAAAAAATTGTTAACACAGCCAAAATGCAGGCTCATGAGGTTATTGAGAAGTCAGCCAGAGAACTTGATTCTGCTTTAAAGAAAGAGCTTAAAGAGGCAGAGAACTATGTTGAAGTTATAGCAAAAATGATTGTAGAAAAAATTATTGGAAGGAAACTGGCATGA
- a CDS encoding response regulator transcription factor: MEKRQNRNAEKHSKKLLIIDDDIKSNELLSSLLKNYGFEVFTASDPFFGLDLIKRESFDIVLLDVMMPKIDGFELLKKIREFSDIPVIMLTARGEVSSRIVGLELGADDYVPKPFDIGELVARIKAVLKRTKSNNNFKKIIETESGLKIDTSKREVFLNNENLNLSTMEYDLLILFVKNRERVLTRDNIMENLKGYEWNVFDRSVDILVSRLRNKLKDNPQYPKFIKTVRGIGYIFIG; this comes from the coding sequence ATGGAGAAAAGACAGAATAGGAATGCAGAGAAACACTCCAAAAAATTACTAATTATCGATGACGACATTAAATCAAACGAGTTGCTAAGTTCTTTATTGAAAAATTATGGGTTTGAGGTTTTTACAGCCTCAGACCCTTTTTTTGGCCTTGATTTAATAAAAAGAGAAAGCTTTGACATTGTACTTCTTGATGTTATGATGCCTAAAATAGACGGATTTGAACTTTTAAAAAAAATAAGAGAGTTCTCAGATATTCCAGTAATTATGTTAACTGCAAGGGGAGAAGTTTCAAGCCGAATTGTTGGATTGGAGTTAGGGGCAGATGACTATGTACCAAAGCCTTTTGACATAGGAGAGTTAGTAGCAAGGATTAAAGCAGTATTAAAGAGAACTAAATCTAACAATAATTTTAAAAAAATAATTGAAACAGAAAGCGGGCTTAAAATTGACACATCTAAAAGAGAGGTTTTTTTGAACAATGAAAATTTGAACCTTTCTACAATGGAATATGACCTGTTAATTCTTTTTGTAAAAAATAGAGAACGAGTTTTAACAAGGGATAATATTATGGAAAATCTAAAAGGTTACGAGTGGAATGTTTTTGATAGGTCTGTTGATATCCTGGTTAGCAGATTGAGAAACAAGTTGAAAGATAACCCTCAATATCCCAAATTTATAAAAACTGTGAGAGGCATCGGCTATATTTTTATTGGATAG
- a CDS encoding protein kinase domain-containing protein has translation MAELQVLDNYIVSEKIKEDGFSEVFRGISTSDEGQFKEFVFIKKFKPEPQNFSRFVSQVVNYSKTIKTFNDPLVAKTLDAKKTNEGGYIVCEFVEGQFLNNIINKSREEGFPFSIDHVLLIASKLSAALSSIYSKGFKHGFVTPYSINISFEGDVKLYDLAIGPYIVEYLNANPDFKKDYISYIHPDVFNSGKGNEQYDIFSVGAITYQLLTGKPLIEEDGVLPDIKTKLNEATLASSSFGDDPLPDDIKEVLYKCLTGGYSSIKELGEVLDNLIFSGDYSPTTFNLAFFMHSLYRDVSEELAKTLELERSANYAGYFGETRVIEKKMSPVIIAAIVFIIIAIGAVGGYYYWQSKEKEKRLMAERKRIEEEIQKKKLLEMQKQKEIEELKKQMELRMQEALKEAEKMADQKAKEFLKKKMEEEKQKQLAELQRIEAEKKRIEEERRRKEMLLKQKQLAEQKKQQDQQAKMRELLELQKKKEEEARRKKLEEAKKKEELRKKLYGTVVAVEQLDSAPRPVYKEKIILSPSWRLPRGAKVLVMVLIGVDGSVDEVKLIRKIKPATPHSRLAEKRIVSAVKKWKFTPPMKEGVPVKTWIPITIPVR, from the coding sequence ATGGCAGAATTACAGGTTTTGGATAATTACATTGTTTCGGAAAAAATAAAAGAAGATGGTTTTTCCGAAGTATTTAGAGGAATATCTACCTCTGATGAGGGACAGTTTAAAGAGTTTGTATTTATTAAAAAATTTAAACCAGAACCTCAAAATTTTTCAAGGTTTGTATCTCAGGTAGTTAATTATTCAAAAACTATAAAAACCTTTAATGACCCTCTCGTAGCTAAAACATTAGACGCCAAAAAGACAAATGAAGGCGGCTATATAGTTTGTGAATTTGTAGAAGGACAGTTTTTAAACAATATTATTAATAAAAGTCGAGAGGAAGGGTTTCCTTTTTCCATTGACCATGTTTTATTAATCGCAAGTAAATTATCAGCAGCATTGTCCTCTATTTATTCAAAAGGATTTAAGCACGGTTTTGTTACCCCTTATTCCATAAATATTTCTTTTGAAGGGGATGTAAAACTCTATGACCTTGCCATTGGCCCTTACATTGTAGAGTACCTGAATGCAAATCCTGATTTTAAAAAAGACTATATAAGCTATATACATCCAGATGTTTTTAATTCTGGGAAGGGAAATGAACAATATGATATTTTTTCTGTTGGAGCGATTACTTATCAATTATTAACAGGAAAACCGTTAATTGAAGAAGATGGCGTTTTACCTGATATAAAAACAAAACTCAATGAAGCAACTTTGGCTTCTTCATCTTTTGGGGATGACCCACTTCCAGATGATATAAAAGAAGTTTTATACAAGTGTTTAACAGGAGGCTATTCCTCAATTAAAGAATTAGGGGAAGTGCTTGATAACTTGATTTTTTCAGGAGATTACTCCCCAACTACATTTAACCTTGCCTTTTTTATGCATTCTCTCTACAGAGATGTAAGTGAAGAACTTGCGAAGACTCTTGAACTTGAGAGAAGTGCTAACTATGCAGGTTACTTTGGGGAAACAAGGGTTATTGAAAAAAAGATGTCCCCGGTAATTATCGCTGCGATTGTTTTTATTATTATTGCCATAGGTGCAGTAGGAGGGTATTACTACTGGCAGAGTAAAGAAAAAGAGAAAAGGTTAATGGCTGAAAGAAAGAGGATTGAAGAGGAAATCCAGAAGAAAAAATTGCTTGAAATGCAAAAACAAAAAGAAATAGAAGAGTTGAAAAAACAGATGGAATTGAGAATGCAGGAAGCATTAAAAGAAGCGGAAAAAATGGCTGACCAGAAAGCAAAAGAATTTTTAAAGAAAAAAATGGAAGAAGAAAAACAGAAACAGCTTGCGGAACTTCAAAGAATTGAAGCGGAAAAGAAGAGGATTGAGGAAGAGAGGAGAAGAAAAGAAATGCTGTTAAAACAAAAGCAACTTGCAGAGCAGAAAAAACAGCAGGATCAACAGGCTAAAATGAGAGAATTGTTGGAGTTACAAAAGAAAAAAGAAGAAGAAGCAAGAAGAAAAAAATTAGAAGAAGCTAAAAAGAAAGAAGAATTGAGAAAAAAACTATACGGCACTGTTGTTGCTGTTGAACAATTGGATAGCGCACCAAGGCCGGTATATAAAGAAAAAATAATTTTAAGCCCAAGCTGGAGACTGCCAAGAGGTGCAAAAGTGTTGGTTATGGTTCTAATTGGTGTAGATGGAAGTGTTGACGAAGTAAAGCTTATCAGAAAAATTAAACCTGCCACACCTCATTCAAGGCTGGCAGAAAAAAGGATTGTATCAGCAGTTAAAAAATGGAAATTTACGCCACCAATGAAAGAAGGTGTTCCGGTAAAAACCTGGATACCTATAACCATACCGGTAAGATAA